In Zea mays cultivar B73 chromosome 7, Zm-B73-REFERENCE-NAM-5.0, whole genome shotgun sequence, the following proteins share a genomic window:
- the LOC100193936 gene encoding Ubiquitin carboxyl-terminal hydrolase 12 — MTTSPPPAEQQHEEEEVLVPYGPHLELPNGAQPMEVVPAEPAATVENQQIEDPPISRFTWTIENLSRVSTKKLYSEIFVVGGYKWRILIFPRGNNVEFLSMYLDVADSGVLPYGWTRYAQFSLSVVNQIHNKFTIRKETQHQFSARESDWGFTSFMPLGELYNHSRGYLVNDTCIVEAEVAVCKVVDYWSYDSKKETGYVGLKNQGATCYMNSLLQTLYHIPYFRKAVYHMPTTENDMPSGSIPLALQSLFYKLQYNDSSVSTKELTKSFGWDMHDSFMQHDVQELNRVLSEKLEDKMKGTVVEGTIQQLFEGHHMNYIECINVDFKSTRKESFYDLQLDVKGCQDVYASFDKYVEVEQLEGDNKYHADKHGLQDAKKGVLFIDFPPVLQLQLKRFEYDFMRDTMVKINDRYEFPLQLDLDRDDGKYLSPDADRNVRNLYTLHSVLVHSGGVHGGHYYAFIRPTLSDQWFKFDDERVTKEDAKRALEEQYGGEEELPQTNPGLNNTPFKFTKYSNAYMLVYIRESDKDKIICNVDEKDIAEHLRIRLEKDREEKERRKKEKAEAHLYTIIKVARDDDLKTQIGKDIYFDLVDHDKVPSFRIQKQMAFAQFKEEVAKEFGIPTQFQRFWLWAKRQNHTYRPNRPLCPQDEAHTVGQLKELVNKAHNAELKLFLEVELGLDLKPLPLPDKTREDIFLLFKLYEPEKEQLRYVGRLFVKASGRPQDILPKLKMLAGFSQDDDIELYEEIKFEPNVMCEYIDNRLLFRSCQLEDGDIICFQKSSKADSADRYRFPDVPSFLTYIRNRQVVHFRSLEKPKEDDFFLEMSKIFTYDQVVEKVAEKLGVDDPSKIRLTSHNCYSQQPKPQPIKYRGVERLLDMLIHYNQTSDILYYEVLDIPLPELQALKTLKVTYHHATKDEVSVHSIRLPKNSTVGDVLNDIKTKVELSHPNAELRLLEVFYHKIYKVFAPNEKIENINDQYWTLRAEEVPDEEKNLGPFDRLIHVYHFTKDTQNQTQVQNFGEPFFMVIREDETLSSIKERIQRKLKVPDEDFSKWKFAYISLGRPDYFEDSDTVALKFQRNMYGAWEQYLGLEHPDTAPRKAHTINQNRHSFERPVKIYN, encoded by the exons ATGACGAcctcgccgccgcccgccgaG CAGCAGCATGAGGAAGAGGAGGTGCTGGTGCCGTATGGCCCGCACCTGGAGTTGCCCAATGGAGCGCAGCCAATGGAAG TTGTGCCTGCTGAGCCAGCTGCTACTGTGGAAAACCAACAGATAGAGGATCCACCAATATCGAGATTTACTTGGACCATTGAGAACCTATCAAGAGTTAGCACGAAGAAGCTGTACTCCGAAATCTTTGTTGTCGGAGGCTACAAGTG GCGAATCTTGATTttcccaaggggaaataatgttgaATTCTTATCTATGTATTTGGATGTGGCTGATTCTGGGGTATTGCCCTATGGGTGGACTAGATATGCACAATTCAGCCTCTCTGTGGTTAATCAAATTCACAACAAATTCACAATAAGAAAAG AAACACAACATCAGTTCTCTGCTCGAGAAAGTGATTGGGGTTTCACTTCATTTATGCCGTTGGGTGAACTCTACAACCACAGTAGAGGTTATCTTGTAAATGATACTTGTATAGTGGAAGCTGAAGTTGCTGTATGTAAAGTTGTTGACTATTGGAGTTATGACTCTAAAAAGGAAACTGGCTATGTTGGTCTTAAAAATCAAGGTGCTACCTGCTATATGAATTCTCTTCTTCAGACGCTGTACCACATCCCATATTTCAGAAAG GCTGTTTATCACATGCCCACCACTGAGAATGATATGCCCTCAGGAAGCATCCCTTTAGCTCTACAGTCACTCTTCTATAAGTTGCAGTATAATGACAGCAGTGTCTCTACAAAGGAGCTCACAAAATCATTCGGGTGGGACAtgcatgattcatttatgcaacaTGATGTTCAAGAATTGAACAGAGTTCTTTCTGAGAAGTTGGAAGATAAGATGAAG GGAACTGTTGTAGAGGGCACAATACAACAATTGTTTGAAGGGCACCACATGAACTACATTGAGTGCATCAATGTAGATTTCAAATCAACAAGAAAGGAATCCTTCTATG ATCTCCAGCTTGATGTCAAAGGTTGTCAGGATGTCTACGCTTCATTTGACAAGTACGTAGAAGTGGAGCAATTGGAAGGTGACAACAAGTATCATGCCGATAAGCATGGTCTGCAG GATGCAAAGAAAGGAGTTCTTTTTATCGACTTCCCTCCTGTTCTGCAGCTTCAGCTAAAACGTTTTGAATATGATTTCATGCGTGACACGATGGTGAAG ATAAATGATCGCTATGAATTCCCACTTCAATTGGACCTTGATAGAGATGATGGAAAATATTTATCTCCTGATGCTGACAGGAATGTGCGTAACCTTTATACCCTTCACAG CGTTCTTGTCCATAGCGGTGGTGTTCATGGTGGACATTATTATGCTTTCATACGACCTACCCTTTCTGATCAATG GTTCAAGTTTGATGATGAGCGTGTGACAAAAGAAGATGCAAAGAGGGCACTGGAAGAACAATATGGTGGTGAGGAGGAG CTACCTCAGACAAATCCTGGCTTGAACAACACTCCCTTCAAGTTTACTAAATATTCAAATGCATACATGCTTGTGTACATTCGTGAAAGCGACAAGGACAAAATTATTTGTAATGTGGATGagaaagatatagcagagcatctTCGG ATTAGATTGGAAAAGGACCGTGAAGAGAAGGAACGTCGGAAGAAGGAAAAAGCTGAGGCACACCTCTATACCATAATCAAG GTTGCAAGGGATGATGACTTAAAAACTCAGATAGGGAAAGACATATATTTTGATCTTGTTGACCATGATAAAGTCCCAAGCTTCCGTATCCAAAAGCAGATGGCCTTTGCTCAATTCAAG GAGGAGGTAGCAAAAGAGTTTGGTATTCCCACACAGTTCCAACGATTTTGGCTGTGGGCCAAGCGACAAAACCATACTTACCGACCTAACAGGCCATTGTGTCCTCAAGACGAAGCGCATACT GTTGGACAGCTAAAGGAATTGGTGAACAAGGCCCACAACGCTGAATTGAAATTGTTCTTGGAAGTTGAACTTGGACTG GACCTTAAACCTCTTCCTCTTCCAGACAAGACTAGAGAAGATATATTTCTTCTCTTCAAACTCTATGAACCTGAAAAGGAACAGCTACG GTATGTTGGTAggctctttgtaaaggcttcaggAAGACCACAGGACATTCTGCCGAAGCTAAAGATGTTGGCAGGTTTTTCACAAGATGATGATATTGAACTTTATGAG GAAATTAAGTTCGAACCCAATGTGATGTGTGAATACATTGATAACAGGCTTCTGTTCCGATCTTGCCAG CTTGAAGATGGGGACATAATCTGTTTTCAaaaatcttcaaaggcagatagtGCTGACCGATATCGATTTCCTGACGTACCATCCTTTTTGACGTATATACGTAACCGACAG GTGGTCCACTTTCGTTCACTGGAGAAGCCCAAGGAGGACGATTTTTTCCTCGAGAT GTCAAAGATTTTCACATATGATCAAGTCGTGGAAAAAGTAGCTGAAAAACTTGGCGTGGATGACCCATCGAAAATTCGGCTTACATCACATAATTGTTATTCGCAGCAGCCTAAGCCTCAGCCAATAAAGTACAGAGGCGTTGAACGTCTACTGGACATGCTGATTCATTATAACCAG ACTTCTGATATTCTGTACTATGAAGTATTGGACATACCACTTCCAGAATTACAAGCGCTGAAGACATTAAAAGTTACATACCATCATGCCACAAAAGATGAG GTGTCAGTTCACAGTATAAGATTGCCAAAAAACAGCACTGTTGGCGATGTGCTAAACGATATCAAAACAAAG GTTGAGTTATCTCATCCCAATGCTGAACTGAGATTACTTGAGGTCTTTTATCACAAGATATACAAG GTGTTTGCACCAAATGAAAAGATTGAAAACATTAATGATCAGTACTGGACACTGCGTGCGGAGGAG GTTCCAGATGAGGAAAAAAACCTTGGTCCCTTTGATCGATTGATTCATGTATATCATTTTACAAAAGATACTCAAAACCAAACG CAAGTTCAGAACTTTGGAGAACCTTTTTTTATGGTTATTCGTGAGGATGAGACCCTATCTTCTATCAAAGAGCGTATACAGAGAAAGCTTAAGGTTCCAGATGAGGATTTCTCAAAG TGGAAGTTTGCATACATTTCACTTGGTCGTCCAGACTATTTTGAAGATTCAGATACTGTAGCTTTAAAATTTCAG agaaacATGTATGGAGCTTGGGAGCAGTATCTTGGACTGGAACATCCAGACACAGCTCCTAGGAAGGCACACACAATTAATCAG AACCGGCATTCATTTGAGAGACCTGTAAAAATTTATAACtag
- the LOC100193936 gene encoding ubiquitin carboxyl-terminal hydrolase 12 isoform X1 yields MTTSPPPAEQHEEEEVLVPYGPHLELPNGAQPMEVVPAEPAATVENQQIEDPPISRFTWTIENLSRVSTKKLYSEIFVVGGYKWRILIFPRGNNVEFLSMYLDVADSGVLPYGWTRYAQFSLSVVNQIHNKFTIRKETQHQFSARESDWGFTSFMPLGELYNHSRGYLVNDTCIVEAEVAVCKVVDYWSYDSKKETGYVGLKNQGATCYMNSLLQTLYHIPYFRKAVYHMPTTENDMPSGSIPLALQSLFYKLQYNDSSVSTKELTKSFGWDMHDSFMQHDVQELNRVLSEKLEDKMKGTVVEGTIQQLFEGHHMNYIECINVDFKSTRKESFYDLQLDVKGCQDVYASFDKYVEVEQLEGDNKYHADKHGLQDAKKGVLFIDFPPVLQLQLKRFEYDFMRDTMVKINDRYEFPLQLDLDRDDGKYLSPDADRNVRNLYTLHSVLVHSGGVHGGHYYAFIRPTLSDQWFKFDDERVTKEDAKRALEEQYGGEEELPQTNPGLNNTPFKFTKYSNAYMLVYIRESDKDKIICNVDEKDIAEHLRIRLEKDREEKERRKKEKAEAHLYTIIKVARDDDLKTQIGKDIYFDLVDHDKVPSFRIQKQMAFAQFKEEVAKEFGIPTQFQRFWLWAKRQNHTYRPNRPLCPQDEAHTVGQLKELVNKAHNAELKLFLEVELGLDLKPLPLPDKTREDIFLLFKLYEPEKEQLRYVGRLFVKASGRPQDILPKLKMLAGFSQDDDIELYEEIKFEPNVMCEYIDNRLLFRSCQLEDGDIICFQKSSKADSADRYRFPDVPSFLTYIRNRQVVHFRSLEKPKEDDFFLEMSKIFTYDQVVEKVAEKLGVDDPSKIRLTSHNCYSQQPKPQPIKYRGVERLLDMLIHYNQTSDILYYEVLDIPLPELQALKTLKVTYHHATKDEVSVHSIRLPKNSTVGDVLNDIKTKVELSHPNAELRLLEVFYHKIYKVFAPNEKIENINDQYWTLRAEEVPDEEKNLGPFDRLIHVYHFTKDTQNQTQVQNFGEPFFMVIREDETLSSIKERIQRKLKVPDEDFSKWKFAYISLGRPDYFEDSDTVALKFQRNMYGAWEQYLGLEHPDTAPRKAHTINQNRHSFERPVKIYN; encoded by the exons ATGACGAcctcgccgccgcccgccgaG CAGCATGAGGAAGAGGAGGTGCTGGTGCCGTATGGCCCGCACCTGGAGTTGCCCAATGGAGCGCAGCCAATGGAAG TTGTGCCTGCTGAGCCAGCTGCTACTGTGGAAAACCAACAGATAGAGGATCCACCAATATCGAGATTTACTTGGACCATTGAGAACCTATCAAGAGTTAGCACGAAGAAGCTGTACTCCGAAATCTTTGTTGTCGGAGGCTACAAGTG GCGAATCTTGATTttcccaaggggaaataatgttgaATTCTTATCTATGTATTTGGATGTGGCTGATTCTGGGGTATTGCCCTATGGGTGGACTAGATATGCACAATTCAGCCTCTCTGTGGTTAATCAAATTCACAACAAATTCACAATAAGAAAAG AAACACAACATCAGTTCTCTGCTCGAGAAAGTGATTGGGGTTTCACTTCATTTATGCCGTTGGGTGAACTCTACAACCACAGTAGAGGTTATCTTGTAAATGATACTTGTATAGTGGAAGCTGAAGTTGCTGTATGTAAAGTTGTTGACTATTGGAGTTATGACTCTAAAAAGGAAACTGGCTATGTTGGTCTTAAAAATCAAGGTGCTACCTGCTATATGAATTCTCTTCTTCAGACGCTGTACCACATCCCATATTTCAGAAAG GCTGTTTATCACATGCCCACCACTGAGAATGATATGCCCTCAGGAAGCATCCCTTTAGCTCTACAGTCACTCTTCTATAAGTTGCAGTATAATGACAGCAGTGTCTCTACAAAGGAGCTCACAAAATCATTCGGGTGGGACAtgcatgattcatttatgcaacaTGATGTTCAAGAATTGAACAGAGTTCTTTCTGAGAAGTTGGAAGATAAGATGAAG GGAACTGTTGTAGAGGGCACAATACAACAATTGTTTGAAGGGCACCACATGAACTACATTGAGTGCATCAATGTAGATTTCAAATCAACAAGAAAGGAATCCTTCTATG ATCTCCAGCTTGATGTCAAAGGTTGTCAGGATGTCTACGCTTCATTTGACAAGTACGTAGAAGTGGAGCAATTGGAAGGTGACAACAAGTATCATGCCGATAAGCATGGTCTGCAG GATGCAAAGAAAGGAGTTCTTTTTATCGACTTCCCTCCTGTTCTGCAGCTTCAGCTAAAACGTTTTGAATATGATTTCATGCGTGACACGATGGTGAAG ATAAATGATCGCTATGAATTCCCACTTCAATTGGACCTTGATAGAGATGATGGAAAATATTTATCTCCTGATGCTGACAGGAATGTGCGTAACCTTTATACCCTTCACAG CGTTCTTGTCCATAGCGGTGGTGTTCATGGTGGACATTATTATGCTTTCATACGACCTACCCTTTCTGATCAATG GTTCAAGTTTGATGATGAGCGTGTGACAAAAGAAGATGCAAAGAGGGCACTGGAAGAACAATATGGTGGTGAGGAGGAG CTACCTCAGACAAATCCTGGCTTGAACAACACTCCCTTCAAGTTTACTAAATATTCAAATGCATACATGCTTGTGTACATTCGTGAAAGCGACAAGGACAAAATTATTTGTAATGTGGATGagaaagatatagcagagcatctTCGG ATTAGATTGGAAAAGGACCGTGAAGAGAAGGAACGTCGGAAGAAGGAAAAAGCTGAGGCACACCTCTATACCATAATCAAG GTTGCAAGGGATGATGACTTAAAAACTCAGATAGGGAAAGACATATATTTTGATCTTGTTGACCATGATAAAGTCCCAAGCTTCCGTATCCAAAAGCAGATGGCCTTTGCTCAATTCAAG GAGGAGGTAGCAAAAGAGTTTGGTATTCCCACACAGTTCCAACGATTTTGGCTGTGGGCCAAGCGACAAAACCATACTTACCGACCTAACAGGCCATTGTGTCCTCAAGACGAAGCGCATACT GTTGGACAGCTAAAGGAATTGGTGAACAAGGCCCACAACGCTGAATTGAAATTGTTCTTGGAAGTTGAACTTGGACTG GACCTTAAACCTCTTCCTCTTCCAGACAAGACTAGAGAAGATATATTTCTTCTCTTCAAACTCTATGAACCTGAAAAGGAACAGCTACG GTATGTTGGTAggctctttgtaaaggcttcaggAAGACCACAGGACATTCTGCCGAAGCTAAAGATGTTGGCAGGTTTTTCACAAGATGATGATATTGAACTTTATGAG GAAATTAAGTTCGAACCCAATGTGATGTGTGAATACATTGATAACAGGCTTCTGTTCCGATCTTGCCAG CTTGAAGATGGGGACATAATCTGTTTTCAaaaatcttcaaaggcagatagtGCTGACCGATATCGATTTCCTGACGTACCATCCTTTTTGACGTATATACGTAACCGACAG GTGGTCCACTTTCGTTCACTGGAGAAGCCCAAGGAGGACGATTTTTTCCTCGAGAT GTCAAAGATTTTCACATATGATCAAGTCGTGGAAAAAGTAGCTGAAAAACTTGGCGTGGATGACCCATCGAAAATTCGGCTTACATCACATAATTGTTATTCGCAGCAGCCTAAGCCTCAGCCAATAAAGTACAGAGGCGTTGAACGTCTACTGGACATGCTGATTCATTATAACCAG ACTTCTGATATTCTGTACTATGAAGTATTGGACATACCACTTCCAGAATTACAAGCGCTGAAGACATTAAAAGTTACATACCATCATGCCACAAAAGATGAG GTGTCAGTTCACAGTATAAGATTGCCAAAAAACAGCACTGTTGGCGATGTGCTAAACGATATCAAAACAAAG GTTGAGTTATCTCATCCCAATGCTGAACTGAGATTACTTGAGGTCTTTTATCACAAGATATACAAG GTGTTTGCACCAAATGAAAAGATTGAAAACATTAATGATCAGTACTGGACACTGCGTGCGGAGGAG GTTCCAGATGAGGAAAAAAACCTTGGTCCCTTTGATCGATTGATTCATGTATATCATTTTACAAAAGATACTCAAAACCAAACG CAAGTTCAGAACTTTGGAGAACCTTTTTTTATGGTTATTCGTGAGGATGAGACCCTATCTTCTATCAAAGAGCGTATACAGAGAAAGCTTAAGGTTCCAGATGAGGATTTCTCAAAG TGGAAGTTTGCATACATTTCACTTGGTCGTCCAGACTATTTTGAAGATTCAGATACTGTAGCTTTAAAATTTCAG agaaacATGTATGGAGCTTGGGAGCAGTATCTTGGACTGGAACATCCAGACACAGCTCCTAGGAAGGCACACACAATTAATCAG AACCGGCATTCATTTGAGAGACCTGTAAAAATTTATAACtag